Proteins found in one Paenibacillus borealis genomic segment:
- a CDS encoding substrate-binding domain-containing protein: MSENTSYTTEEIARLLKISKLKVYDLIKKGELPSYRVGKQMRVDLSDLERYKQNSRSSGAYGHPLPGGSGLQEIQQPQAAASFAPPFQSFAPPHSGKGTSVNVVITGQDMSLDILATHLERTLPSTRPLRSYAGSLDSLIAMYHGESDIVSTHLLDGDTGEYNLPYIRKLLVGFSYVVVHLLSRSAGFYVQKGNPKGIRSWSDLRQSGLTLINRERGSGARVLLDEQLRLLGIPSASLQGYGTEENSHLAVAGMVARGSADVGIGTEKAAKIIEGIDFIPLTEERYDLVMVKKPENEQWISTVIDILRSPAFQNELKSIHSYNLTETGNIIYET; this comes from the coding sequence ATGTCCGAGAATACTTCCTATACTACCGAGGAAATCGCCCGGTTACTCAAAATATCCAAGCTTAAAGTCTATGACCTGATCAAAAAAGGAGAGCTTCCCTCCTACCGTGTCGGCAAGCAAATGCGCGTTGACCTCTCTGATCTGGAGAGGTACAAGCAGAATTCCCGCAGCAGCGGGGCTTATGGTCATCCGCTCCCCGGCGGCAGCGGATTGCAGGAAATACAGCAGCCGCAGGCAGCCGCTTCCTTCGCGCCTCCGTTCCAGAGCTTCGCGCCGCCCCACAGCGGCAAAGGCACCAGCGTGAATGTGGTCATTACCGGCCAGGATATGTCGCTTGATATTCTGGCGACCCATCTGGAGCGTACATTGCCGTCTACCCGCCCGCTCCGTTCGTATGCCGGCAGCCTGGACAGCCTGATTGCCATGTATCACGGGGAATCGGATATTGTCAGCACCCATCTGCTGGACGGTGATACCGGCGAATATAATCTCCCTTATATCCGCAAGCTGCTCGTGGGCTTCTCTTATGTCGTGGTGCATCTGCTGTCACGGAGTGCCGGGTTCTATGTGCAGAAGGGCAATCCGAAAGGCATCCGCAGCTGGAGTGATCTCCGGCAGAGCGGGCTGACCCTGATTAACCGCGAACGCGGCTCCGGGGCCCGGGTTCTGCTGGATGAGCAGCTCCGCCTGCTCGGAATTCCCTCCGCCTCGCTTCAGGGCTACGGAACCGAAGAGAACAGTCATCTGGCTGTAGCCGGCATGGTAGCGCGGGGGAGCGCCGATGTGGGCATCGGCACCGAGAAAGCCGCTAAGATTATTGAAGGCATCGACTTCATTCCGCTCACTGAGGAACGCTATGACCTGGTCATGGTCAAGAAGCCGGAGAATGAACAATGGATCAGCACGGTCATTGATATTCTGCGCTCACCCGCTTTCCAGAACGAGCTGAAGTCCATCCACAGCTATAACCTTACCGAAACCGGAAATATTATTTACGAGACTTGA
- a CDS encoding polysaccharide deacetylase family protein, producing the protein MNRGIRITAAALTALALMHGSSDLALGSPNRVKNRYYYEERGDMIWEVQTSQKLIALTFDDGPDPIETDGILEVLHQYNAKCTFFAIGKRIAAYPEVARRVINEGHELANHTYNHVYFKTPVSGQQIQEELELAEKEIVKVSGKHSSLFRPPGGMYDETMIDVSNNMGLKPVLWSWHQDTRDWNRPGVWSISSRVIRNAKSGDIVLFHDHVHGQSQTKEALKIILPELEKQGFRFVTVSELIQCSDAQQAKTDRHGAY; encoded by the coding sequence ATGAATAGAGGAATCCGAATCACTGCCGCGGCCCTTACAGCGCTCGCGCTTATGCACGGCTCGTCAGACCTTGCGCTCGGCAGCCCGAACAGGGTCAAGAACCGCTATTATTATGAGGAACGGGGCGACATGATCTGGGAGGTGCAGACCAGCCAAAAGCTTATAGCACTCACCTTCGACGACGGCCCGGACCCCATCGAGACGGATGGTATTCTGGAGGTGCTGCATCAATACAATGCGAAATGCACATTTTTTGCAATTGGCAAACGGATCGCCGCTTATCCCGAAGTAGCCAGACGCGTCATTAATGAAGGCCATGAGCTTGCTAACCATACCTATAACCACGTCTACTTCAAAACTCCGGTCTCCGGGCAGCAGATTCAGGAAGAGCTGGAGCTGGCGGAGAAGGAGATTGTCAAAGTATCCGGCAAGCACAGCAGCCTGTTCAGGCCTCCGGGCGGAATGTATGACGAGACGATGATTGATGTGTCCAACAACATGGGCCTGAAGCCGGTGCTCTGGTCCTGGCATCAGGATACCCGCGACTGGAACCGCCCCGGAGTATGGAGCATCTCCAGCCGGGTGATCCGCAATGCCAAGAGTGGCGATATCGTCCTGTTCCACGACCATGTCCATGGACAATCGCAAACGAAGGAAGCGCTGAAGATCATCCTGCCTGAGCTTGAGAAGCAGGGATTCCGGTTCGTCACCGTCTCGGAGCTGATTCAGTGTTCCGATGCACAGCAGGCGAAGACTGACCGGCATGGGGCTTATTAA